From Prionailurus viverrinus isolate Anna chromosome B2, UM_Priviv_1.0, whole genome shotgun sequence, the proteins below share one genomic window:
- the RIPOR2 gene encoding rho family-interacting cell polarization regulator 2 isoform X5 — protein sequence MVLPSRLHWVRSRPWRDRIRRRQLNRLPARLPEIMLVGSQSFSPGGPNGIIRSQSFAGFSGLQERRSRCNSFIENPSALKKPQAKLKKMHNLGHKNNNPPKEPQPKRVEEVVRALKNGLDEYLEVHQTELDKLTAQLKDMRRNSRLGVLYDLDKQIKTIERYMRRLEFHISKVDELYEAYCIQRRLQDGASKMKQAFAASPASRAARESLSEISRSYREYTENMCAIEAELENLLGEFSIKMKGLAGFARLCPGDQYEIFMKYGRQRWKLKGRIEANGKQSWDGEEVVFLPLIVGFISIKVTELKGLATHLLVGSVTCETKELFAARPQVVAVDINDLGTIKLSLEITWYPFDVEDMAPSSGAGSKAAALQRRMSMYSQGTPETPTLKDHSFFSNLPDDVFENGKAAEEKTPLSLSFGDLPNEDCALTPDPAGSLSSAGAANPEITITPAELSPSSPSSHNEGTEDSASASSRNSSREGREAKPPPEEPPAGPRSPPERRAAAGAGPERLFLEKEVAEALLRESDEASELKPVELDTFEGNLTKQLVKRLTSAEAPAAADRLLSEGSVSGESEGCRSFLDGSLEDAFSGLFLALEPHKEQYKEFQDLNQEVKHLDDILKVSTPLEDQKLNDAAPGTEITEGEGNNSDLKDRKTVPPVVLCHLEYQRQLSARRCLPCVAKSARRA from the exons ATGTAACTCCTTTATCGAAAATCCCTCCGCTCTCAAGAAGCCTCAGGCCAAACTGAAGAAAATGCACAATTTAGGACACAAAAACAATAACCCTCCCAAAGAGCCTCAGCCTAAGAGGGTAGAAGAGGTCGTCAGAGCCTTGAAAAATGGACTTGA CGAGTATCTGGAGGTTCACCAGACGGAGTTGGACAAGTTGACAGCTCAGTTAAAAGATATGAGAAGGAACTCTCGCCTG ggtgtCCTGTATGACCTAGACAAG cAAATTAAAACGATTGAAAGATACATGAGACGCCTGGAGTTTCACATCAGTAAG GTGGACGAACTCTACGAAGCTTACTGTATCCAAAGACGCCTCCAAGACGGTGCCAGCAAAATGAAGCAAGCCTTCGCAGCCTCCCCGGCCAGCAGAGCTGCCCGGGAGAGTCTGTCCGAGATCAGTCGCAGCTACAGGGAGTACACAGAG AACATGTGTGCCATTGAAGCAGAGCTGGAGAATCTGCTGGGGGAGTTCTCCATCAAGATGAAAg GTCTGGCTGGTTTTGCTCGCCTCTGTCCTGGAGATCAGTATGAA ATTTTCATGAAGTACGGCCGACAGAGGTGGAAACTGAAAGGCAGAATAGAAGCCAACGGCAAGCAGAGCTGGGACGGAGAGGAGGTCGTGTTCCTGCCCCTGATCGTCGGGTTCATTTCCATCAAG GTCACGGAACTCAAAGGGCTCGCAACTCACCTCCTGGTCGGCAGTGTGACCTGCGAGACCAAAGAGCTGTTTGCCGCCCGACCTCAGGTGGTGGCGGTTGACATCAATGACCTTGGCACCATCAAACTGAGCCTGGAGATCACCTGGTA CCCCTTTGACGTGGAGGACATGGCCCCGTCCTCGGGCGCCGGGAGCAAGGCCGCAGCCCTGCAGAGGAGAATGTCCATGTACAGCCAGGGGACCCCGGAGACGCCCACCCTGAAGGACCACTCCTTTTTC TCTAATCTACCCGATGACGTCTTTGAAAATGGCAAGGCCGCTGAGGAGAAAACGCCACTGTCTCTCAGCTTCGGTGACCTGCCCAACGAGGACTGTGCCCTCACCCCGGACCCAGCGGGCTCTCTCTCCAGCGCAGGTGCGGCAAACCCCGAAATCACCATCACCCCCGCAGAGCTGAGCCCCAGCAGCCCGTCCTCCCACAACGAGGGCACGGAAGACTCCGCCTCGGCATCTTCCAGAAACTCCTCACGAGAGGGCCGGGAGGCCAAGCCGCCCCCGGAGGAGCCCCCAGCCGGGCCCAGGAGCCCCCCGGAGCGCCGAGCGGCGGCAGGTGCCGGGCCGGAGCGCCTGTTCCTGGAGAAGGAGGTGGCCGAGGCGCTCCTGCGGGAGTCCGACGAGGCGTCCGAGCTCAAGCCGGTCGAACTGGACACTTTTGAAGGAAACCTCACGAAGCAGCTGGTGAAGAGGCTGACCTCGGCCGAGGCGCCCGCGGCCGCGGACAGGCTGCTCTCCGAGGGCTCGGTCAGCGGAGAATCCGAAGGCTGTCGATCCTTCCTGGACGGAAGCTTGGAGGACGCCTTCAGCGGGCTTTTCCTTGCGCTGGAGCCCCACAAGGAGCAGTATAAGGAGTTTCAGGATCTGAACCAAGAAGTCAAGCATTTGGATGATATTCTAAAAGTAAGTACC CCTCTTGAGGATCAGAAACTAAATGATGCTGCCCCTGGGACGGAGATCACTGAGGGTGAAGGAAACAACTCTGATTTAAAAGACCGAAAGACGGTTCCCCCCGTGGTTTTGTGCCATCTTGAGTATCAGAGACAGCTCTCTGCGAGGCGCTGCCTGCCTTGTGTTGCGAAGTCAGCGAGGAGAGCCTGA